A section of the candidate division KSB1 bacterium genome encodes:
- a CDS encoding sugar phosphate isomerase/epimerase, with protein sequence MARTLCAALLLASWVGCATRTPAPPLAVQCWTFRAFTFIEALDRIQELGLSAVQAYPGQPLAANLPGAVFDHRMPEEQVNWVEKALAERGLRLVAYGVVDVGRDEESMRPVFDFAKRLHIPTVVAEPEFEALPLLERIAKEYDIRVAIHNHPAPSRYARPETLNEQIRQRDHHLGACADTGHWLRSGVVPVEALRLLRGRILDVHLKDLNAFARRDATDVPCGQGKANIRAVVAELRRQGYDGYLCIEYENEEQRDNPSPAVRRSIAYLNKLGCR encoded by the coding sequence ATGGCGCGAACACTGTGTGCTGCTCTGCTGCTGGCCAGCTGGGTAGGGTGCGCCACCCGCACGCCGGCGCCTCCTCTGGCCGTGCAGTGCTGGACGTTCCGGGCCTTCACCTTCATCGAGGCGCTGGACCGGATTCAAGAGCTGGGCCTGTCCGCAGTGCAGGCCTACCCAGGACAACCGCTCGCTGCAAACCTGCCTGGGGCGGTCTTTGACCACCGCATGCCGGAAGAGCAGGTCAACTGGGTGGAAAAGGCGCTCGCTGAGCGCGGCCTGCGCCTGGTGGCCTACGGGGTGGTGGACGTCGGCCGGGACGAGGAGAGTATGCGCCCGGTCTTCGACTTTGCCAAGAGGCTGCACATTCCCACCGTAGTCGCCGAGCCCGAGTTCGAGGCTCTGCCACTGCTGGAACGCATCGCCAAGGAATATGACATCCGCGTGGCCATCCACAATCATCCGGCGCCATCCCGATACGCGCGCCCGGAGACCCTCAACGAGCAGATCCGCCAGCGCGACCACCACTTGGGCGCCTGCGCCGACACCGGCCATTGGCTGCGCAGCGGAGTGGTGCCGGTGGAGGCCTTGCGCCTGCTGCGTGGCCGCATCCTGGACGTGCACCTCAAGGACCTCAACGCCTTTGCCAGGCGCGACGCCACTGACGTGCCCTGCGGCCAGGGGAAGGCCAATATCCGCGCGGTGGTGGCCGAACTGCGCCGCCAAGGGTACGACGGCTACCTGTGCATCGAGTACGAGAACGAAGAGCAGCGCGACAATCCGTCGCCGGCTGTGCGGCGGAGCATTGCGTATCTGAACAAACTGGGCTGCCGCTGA
- a CDS encoding DUF1080 domain-containing protein translates to MKAHRLCLMSAAAAILCLAACRNHQWVTLFDGRSVEAWRGFHRANFPNEGWTVQDGALKTIGGGEHVDIITKETYRNFELVLEWKVAPGGNSGIFYRVTEEADAVWQSAPEMQVLDDERHPDGREPKTSAGALYGLIAPLGKRLRPAGKYNQARIVVQGTKVEHWLNGAKVVAYDLASDSLRHLIAGSKFKDYPWFALARQGHIALQHHGEEVWYRNIRIRRLPEEQNVPPEGFVALFNARDLTGWKGLVGNPLTRAQMSRDELAQAQAAADDTMRAHWHVVDGVLVFDGKGSHLCTARDYEDFQLLVDWKIERDGDSGIYLRGSPQVQIWDANRHPEGSGGLYNNQVHPSKPLVCADRPVGQWNTFDITMVGERVTVLLNGKLVVDNVVMENYWDRAQPIFPAGQIELQSHGTKLYFRNLFIREIPRPGEWRQLFNGTDLSGWVGATNAYYVRNGAIVCPKGVHANLYTADEFQDFILRFEFRLTPGANNGLGIRAPLQGDAAYEGMELQILDDSHPAYATIKPYQCHGSIYGVAPALRGHLRPAGEWNVQEVKAQGRQITVVLNGVTIVDVDLDQVSAAGTPDGHPHPGLQRKRGHIGFLGHDAHVEFRNIWLKEL, encoded by the coding sequence ATGAAGGCACATCGGCTTTGCCTGATGAGCGCCGCGGCGGCGATCCTGTGCCTTGCCGCCTGCAGAAATCACCAATGGGTCACGCTGTTCGATGGGCGCTCCGTGGAGGCCTGGCGAGGCTTTCACCGCGCGAACTTCCCCAACGAAGGCTGGACCGTGCAAGACGGAGCGCTGAAGACCATCGGCGGCGGCGAGCATGTGGACATCATCACCAAAGAGACCTATCGCAACTTCGAGTTGGTCCTGGAATGGAAGGTGGCCCCCGGGGGCAACAGCGGCATCTTCTACCGCGTGACTGAGGAGGCCGACGCCGTCTGGCAGTCTGCTCCGGAGATGCAGGTGTTGGACGACGAACGCCACCCCGACGGCCGCGAACCAAAGACCTCCGCCGGCGCTCTCTACGGCCTCATCGCGCCGCTGGGCAAGCGTCTGCGCCCGGCGGGAAAGTACAACCAGGCGCGCATCGTGGTGCAGGGCACTAAGGTGGAGCATTGGCTGAACGGCGCGAAGGTGGTGGCCTATGACCTGGCCAGCGACTCCCTGCGGCACCTCATCGCCGGAAGCAAGTTCAAGGACTACCCCTGGTTTGCCTTGGCAAGGCAGGGACACATCGCCCTCCAACACCACGGCGAGGAGGTCTGGTACCGCAACATCAGAATCCGTCGCCTCCCGGAGGAGCAGAACGTGCCGCCGGAAGGCTTTGTCGCTCTGTTCAATGCCCGTGATCTCACCGGCTGGAAGGGCCTGGTGGGCAATCCGCTCACGCGCGCGCAGATGAGCCGCGACGAACTGGCCCAGGCACAAGCCGCAGCCGACGACACCATGCGCGCCCACTGGCACGTGGTGGATGGCGTGTTGGTCTTCGACGGCAAAGGCAGCCACCTCTGCACTGCCCGCGACTATGAAGACTTTCAACTCCTGGTCGACTGGAAAATCGAGCGCGACGGGGACAGCGGCATCTACCTGCGTGGCTCCCCACAGGTGCAAATCTGGGACGCCAACCGCCATCCGGAAGGCTCAGGGGGACTGTACAACAATCAGGTTCATCCCAGCAAGCCGCTGGTGTGCGCAGACCGCCCGGTAGGGCAATGGAACACCTTCGACATCACCATGGTCGGCGAGCGAGTTACCGTGCTCCTGAACGGAAAACTCGTGGTGGACAACGTGGTCATGGAGAACTACTGGGACCGCGCGCAGCCGATTTTCCCCGCCGGCCAGATCGAGTTGCAGAGCCACGGCACCAAGCTCTACTTTCGCAACCTCTTCATCCGGGAAATACCGCGACCTGGGGAGTGGCGCCAGCTCTTCAACGGCACCGACCTCAGCGGCTGGGTGGGAGCCACGAACGCCTACTACGTGCGCAACGGTGCCATCGTCTGCCCCAAGGGGGTCCATGCCAACCTGTACACTGCCGACGAGTTCCAGGACTTTATCCTGCGCTTTGAGTTCCGGCTCACGCCGGGTGCTAACAACGGTCTTGGCATCCGGGCGCCACTGCAAGGCGACGCCGCCTACGAGGGCATGGAGCTGCAGATCCTGGATGATAGCCACCCAGCGTACGCAACCATCAAACCGTATCAGTGCCACGGCTCCATCTATGGCGTAGCACCGGCCCTGCGCGGCCATCTGCGCCCTGCCGGGGAGTGGAACGTGCAGGAAGTGAAGGCGCAGGGGCGCCAGATAACGGTCGTGCTCAACGGTGTCACCATCGTGGACGTGGACCTGGACCAGGTGAGCGCCGCCGGCACCCCGGACGGCCATCCCCACCCAGGTTTGCAGAGAAAGCGGGGGCACATCGGCTTCTTGGGGCACGACGCCCATGTGGAGTTCCGCAATATCTGGCTAAAGGAGCTGTGA
- a CDS encoding insulinase family protein, with translation MRSRHVTHLACVLVLFWATPALHAQELNLEDQVIEHTLDNGLKILMVERHEVPRVVCHIYYRVGSVNERPGITGISHFHEHMMFKGTRTIGVTDFQADDALNRQIDSLYHLIYREKYWKRDGDQAKIKWWEAQADSLMKYEKRYIIKDDLWETYMKNGGTGLNASTGKEITGYYVTLPSNKVELQMWLESDRMLNPYFREFYSEKEVVREERRLSENSPGYFFREQLNATFWAASPYAWSVVGWDADLQKLTKQDMIEYNRRYYVPNNAVAVYVGDINPQGIIALAEKYFGRIPRGPDPEPVRTTEPKQYCEKRLYGEAEAPPSVTIMYHVPPAGHPDAEVFRVISGLMNGTTGRLYKKLVKEKGIAVEASASGGGMMYDGQYSFSGRPKSEAGHTPEEVEQALYEESELLKKEPVPEYELQKVKNQTEANFVQSLRSTYALAARLGRAELGLGWRDLQKSLERMKAVTAEDIMRVAATYFVKDNRTVGILYRAARTPQGRRAR, from the coding sequence ATGCGAAGCAGACACGTGACGCACCTTGCTTGTGTGCTTGTCCTCTTCTGGGCAACACCGGCCCTGCACGCCCAGGAGCTCAACTTGGAGGATCAGGTCATCGAGCACACGCTGGACAACGGCTTGAAGATCCTCATGGTCGAACGCCACGAGGTGCCACGCGTCGTGTGCCACATCTACTATCGGGTCGGCTCGGTCAACGAGCGGCCGGGTATCACCGGCATTTCCCACTTTCACGAGCACATGATGTTCAAAGGCACGCGCACCATCGGCGTGACTGACTTTCAAGCCGATGATGCCTTGAACCGCCAGATCGACAGCCTCTACCACCTCATCTACCGCGAAAAGTACTGGAAGCGCGACGGCGACCAGGCCAAGATCAAGTGGTGGGAGGCGCAGGCCGACAGCCTCATGAAATACGAGAAGCGCTACATCATCAAGGACGACCTGTGGGAGACGTACATGAAGAACGGTGGCACCGGCCTCAATGCCTCCACTGGGAAGGAGATTACCGGGTACTACGTCACCCTGCCGTCAAACAAGGTGGAGCTGCAAATGTGGTTGGAGTCCGACCGCATGCTCAACCCCTACTTCCGCGAGTTCTACTCGGAGAAGGAGGTGGTGCGCGAGGAGAGGCGCCTCAGCGAGAACAGCCCGGGCTACTTCTTCCGCGAGCAGCTCAATGCCACCTTCTGGGCCGCCTCCCCCTATGCCTGGAGCGTGGTTGGCTGGGACGCCGACCTGCAGAAGCTCACCAAGCAAGACATGATCGAGTACAATCGCCGCTACTATGTGCCGAACAATGCCGTGGCCGTGTACGTAGGGGACATCAATCCCCAGGGGATCATCGCCTTAGCGGAGAAGTACTTCGGTCGCATCCCGCGGGGACCTGACCCGGAGCCGGTGCGCACCACGGAGCCCAAGCAGTACTGCGAAAAGCGCCTCTACGGCGAGGCCGAGGCCCCTCCTTCGGTGACCATCATGTACCACGTGCCGCCAGCCGGGCACCCGGACGCGGAAGTCTTCCGCGTGATAAGCGGGCTCATGAACGGCACCACCGGGCGGCTCTACAAGAAGCTCGTCAAGGAAAAAGGGATTGCCGTGGAGGCGTCCGCTTCCGGCGGCGGCATGATGTACGACGGCCAATACTCCTTCAGCGGCCGCCCAAAGTCAGAGGCGGGCCATACTCCTGAGGAGGTGGAGCAGGCCCTGTACGAGGAGAGCGAGCTCCTCAAGAAGGAACCGGTGCCGGAGTACGAGCTGCAGAAGGTCAAGAATCAGACGGAGGCGAACTTTGTCCAGAGTCTGCGTTCCACCTACGCACTGGCAGCCCGCCTCGGTCGCGCCGAGTTAGGCCTCGGCTGGCGCGACCTGCAGAAATCCTTGGAGCGCATGAAGGCGGTGACGGCCGAAGACATCATGCGCGTGGCCGCAACCTACTTCGTCAAAGACAATCGCACGGTGGGCATTCTCTATCGTGCCGCCCGCACGCCACAAGGCAGGCGCGCCAGGTAG
- a CDS encoding insulinase family protein produces MRRLLITAILAVVALSIATATAQIPQHPSQLSFRPLPFEPPKAKDYRSVLSNGMVVYIKEDHTLPTVDIRATIRTGSLYDPPDKVGLARMAGEVMRTGGTKNISGDDLDERLAFLGASIGTMIGTTSGSASMSCLARDREEVLKLFADVLMNPLFAEEKIKLYKDKAIEALKTKNDQPRAVLETEFRKLLYGNHPLVWEETKTSIEGITRQDLMAFHSAYFAPNNIILAVAGDFQRQEMLQKLEQAFAGWQRRPVTIPRIPEVAAKNRPGVFMIQKQINQGYVNVGHFGIKDTNPDIFAINVMNFILGAGSFTSRITSKVRSDEGLAYNTGSRFANEHLFPGTFYGYVQTKSQTVYYAISLILKEFERIRREPVSDEEMETAKNYFLDSFPDRFSTAIGTMSTFASLEYDGFPLDYFDTYCAKIRTVTKEDVLRVAKKYIKPDEMTIMVVGDIEACKKGDEKHPGTLDQLGRITEMKLPDPLTGL; encoded by the coding sequence ATGAGACGCTTGTTAATCACTGCCATACTTGCGGTGGTGGCGCTGTCCATAGCGACGGCCACCGCCCAGATTCCGCAGCATCCCTCTCAGCTTTCCTTTCGGCCGCTGCCCTTCGAGCCCCCCAAGGCCAAGGACTATCGCTCCGTACTCAGCAACGGCATGGTGGTCTACATCAAGGAGGACCACACCTTGCCGACAGTGGACATTCGGGCCACCATCCGCACAGGGAGCCTCTATGACCCGCCGGACAAGGTGGGGCTGGCGCGCATGGCAGGCGAAGTGATGCGCACCGGCGGCACCAAGAACATCAGCGGCGACGACTTGGATGAACGCCTCGCCTTCCTGGGCGCCTCCATCGGCACCATGATCGGCACCACCTCTGGCAGCGCCAGCATGTCGTGCTTAGCACGCGACAGAGAAGAGGTGCTCAAGCTGTTCGCCGACGTGCTGATGAACCCGCTTTTCGCCGAGGAAAAGATCAAGCTCTACAAGGACAAGGCCATCGAGGCACTGAAGACCAAGAACGACCAGCCGCGTGCCGTCTTGGAGACGGAGTTCCGCAAGCTGCTCTACGGCAACCACCCCCTGGTCTGGGAGGAGACGAAGACCTCGATCGAAGGAATCACCCGGCAAGACCTGATGGCTTTTCATTCCGCCTACTTTGCCCCGAACAACATCATACTGGCGGTGGCAGGGGACTTTCAACGCCAGGAGATGCTGCAGAAGTTAGAACAGGCCTTTGCCGGCTGGCAGCGCCGTCCGGTGACCATCCCCCGCATTCCGGAAGTAGCCGCCAAGAATCGTCCCGGCGTCTTCATGATCCAGAAACAGATCAACCAGGGGTATGTGAACGTCGGGCACTTTGGCATCAAGGACACCAACCCGGACATCTTTGCCATCAACGTGATGAACTTTATTCTTGGCGCCGGCAGCTTCACCTCGCGCATCACCAGCAAGGTGCGCTCTGATGAGGGCCTGGCCTACAACACTGGGTCGCGTTTCGCCAACGAACATCTCTTCCCCGGCACGTTCTATGGCTATGTACAGACCAAGTCCCAGACCGTGTACTACGCAATTTCCCTCATCCTCAAGGAGTTCGAACGGATCCGGCGGGAGCCTGTGAGCGACGAGGAGATGGAAACGGCCAAAAACTACTTCCTGGACAGCTTCCCAGACCGGTTCTCCACAGCCATCGGCACGATGAGCACCTTTGCCTCTTTGGAGTACGACGGCTTCCCGCTCGACTATTTCGACACCTACTGCGCCAAGATCCGAACGGTGACCAAGGAAGATGTTCTGCGCGTGGCCAAGAAGTACATCAAGCCGGACGAGATGACCATCATGGTGGTGGGCGACATCGAGGCGTGCAAGAAAGGGGACGAGAAACATCCCGGCACCTTAGACCAGCTGGGCCGCATCACCGAGATGAAGCTGCCTGACCCTCTCACCGGCCTGTAG
- the nhaC gene encoding Na+/H+ antiporter NhaC yields the protein MERKNQPHGGERRPPLFVALIPILAMMALLVIGYGIYHIVPQVLLIAAALLTGLLGMVLRFRWEDMQKGIVESIHKALPAMLIMICVGILIGSWIAAGTIPMIIYYGLKLISPKVFLVTACFVCSVTSLATGTSWGTIGTLGVAFMGIATAQGIPAGPAAGAIVAGAYFGDKMSPFSDVTNLAPAVAASNLFDHIKHMMYSAVPAWLLGFVVYFVVGLRYGTTTAESETMRLIMETLRQHFCFHVLLLLPLVVVFYFAATKKPVLPGMLFSALVAGALAVIFQGASVPEVAQAMDTGYKSATGVAEVDRLISRGGMMSMMGVQLVAFTAFSFGGIMQRTGLLQVIFDHIKSLTERVWSLVATTAASAILTAMVTGSSYLSMIVPAELLAPVYRQKGLAAKNLSRLVEECGAIIVPLIPWSMAGVYVTGTIGVSPFQYLPWAVQNYAAVLILVVFGFTGLTMAPKIREDETQVGS from the coding sequence ATGGAACGCAAGAACCAGCCACACGGGGGAGAACGTCGTCCGCCACTTTTTGTCGCGCTCATTCCCATCCTGGCGATGATGGCTTTGCTGGTCATTGGCTACGGGATCTACCACATCGTCCCCCAGGTGCTGCTCATCGCTGCCGCACTGCTCACCGGCCTGCTCGGCATGGTCCTGCGCTTCCGGTGGGAGGACATGCAGAAGGGGATTGTGGAAAGCATCCACAAGGCGCTGCCCGCCATGCTCATCATGATTTGCGTGGGCATCCTCATCGGCTCGTGGATTGCCGCCGGCACGATCCCGATGATCATCTACTACGGCCTCAAGCTCATTTCGCCCAAGGTCTTTCTCGTCACCGCCTGCTTTGTGTGTAGCGTCACCTCACTGGCGACGGGGACCTCCTGGGGCACGATCGGCACGCTGGGCGTGGCGTTCATGGGCATCGCCACGGCCCAAGGCATTCCGGCGGGACCAGCAGCCGGTGCCATTGTCGCAGGCGCGTATTTTGGTGACAAGATGTCGCCCTTCTCCGACGTCACCAATTTGGCGCCGGCAGTGGCTGCCTCCAACCTCTTCGACCACATCAAGCACATGATGTATTCGGCAGTGCCGGCCTGGTTGCTGGGCTTTGTCGTCTATTTCGTCGTCGGCCTGCGCTATGGCACCACCACCGCCGAATCGGAGACGATGCGGCTGATCATGGAGACGCTGCGCCAGCACTTTTGCTTCCATGTGCTGCTGTTACTCCCTCTGGTCGTGGTCTTTTATTTTGCGGCAACAAAGAAGCCTGTGCTGCCGGGCATGCTGTTTTCCGCTTTGGTAGCCGGCGCATTGGCGGTCATCTTCCAGGGTGCCTCGGTGCCCGAGGTTGCGCAGGCCATGGACACCGGCTACAAGTCGGCCACGGGCGTAGCAGAGGTGGACAGACTCATCTCACGTGGTGGCATGATGAGCATGATGGGGGTGCAACTGGTGGCCTTCACGGCCTTCAGCTTCGGCGGCATCATGCAGCGCACTGGGCTGCTGCAGGTGATCTTTGACCACATCAAGAGCCTCACCGAGCGCGTGTGGAGCCTGGTGGCAACCACTGCGGCCAGCGCCATTCTGACGGCCATGGTGACCGGCAGTTCCTACCTGTCCATGATCGTCCCTGCCGAACTACTTGCCCCCGTGTACCGCCAGAAGGGCTTGGCGGCAAAGAACCTGTCGCGGCTCGTCGAGGAGTGCGGGGCCATCATCGTACCGCTCATCCCGTGGAGCATGGCAGGGGTGTACGTCACCGGCACCATCGGGGTGTCGCCCTTTCAGTACCTGCCGTGGGCGGTGCAAAACTATGCGGCAGTGCTGATCCTGGTGGTGTTCGGCTTCACCGGCTTGACGATGGCGCCCAAGATACGGGAGGACGAAACGCAGGTGGGGAGCTGA
- a CDS encoding cobalamin B12-binding domain-containing protein: MARRTMIAGALGGCVHVAGVLSFLRIAERHGYDTHFLGAAVGVERLEQAIDQHQPEAIAVSYRLTAETLEPILASLRQLIARRGWQDKVWLFGGTPPAAEVARRSGLFAAVFGDATSEEVEAFFAKRSQTIAPAQPPQTLMARVAAAAPSPILRHHFGLPDLSATIAGARQLAMAGAIDVLSIAPDQNAQECFFRQEEMRPELDGAGGVPLRSPADLRAIYEATRRGNYPLLRCYAGTRDLVRWAEMLAETINVAWGAVPLFWYNVLDGRSDRALPEAIRENQEAMRWYASHGIPLEVNEAHHWSLREAPDSVAVAAAFLAAYNAKRSGARHYVAQYMFNTPARTSAPMDLAKMLAKVALIESLHDDGFVSVRQTRTGLASMSTAADVAKGQLAASTFYQLALEPHIVHVVAFCEGHHAATPEEIIESAAIVRGVIQNHSLGALPVAESHLVSERKEQLLADAKLLLEAIRALPAHHVDDPWSEPENLARAVQVGILDAPHLCGNPHAAGKVATQMKNGACVAIDLATGHELTEKERLQRLGF, encoded by the coding sequence ATGGCACGACGGACGATGATCGCCGGGGCTTTGGGCGGGTGCGTGCACGTGGCAGGCGTCCTGTCTTTCCTCAGGATTGCCGAGCGCCACGGCTACGACACGCATTTCCTTGGCGCTGCGGTAGGGGTGGAGCGCCTGGAGCAGGCGATCGACCAACACCAGCCCGAGGCGATTGCGGTGAGCTATCGCTTGACGGCAGAGACCTTGGAACCCATTCTCGCTTCGTTGCGGCAGCTCATTGCCCGGCGCGGCTGGCAGGACAAGGTCTGGCTGTTCGGCGGCACGCCTCCGGCGGCAGAGGTGGCACGGCGCAGCGGCCTTTTTGCCGCCGTCTTTGGCGACGCCACCAGCGAGGAGGTGGAGGCCTTTTTCGCCAAGAGGAGCCAGACAATCGCCCCGGCGCAGCCCCCGCAGACCCTGATGGCGCGCGTTGCCGCTGCCGCGCCTTCGCCGATACTGCGGCACCACTTTGGGCTGCCCGACCTCAGCGCCACCATCGCCGGAGCACGCCAGCTTGCCATGGCGGGCGCCATTGACGTCTTGTCCATCGCGCCAGACCAGAACGCTCAGGAGTGCTTCTTTCGCCAGGAGGAGATGCGACCGGAGCTGGATGGCGCCGGCGGAGTACCACTGCGATCGCCGGCCGACCTGCGCGCCATCTACGAAGCGACCCGCCGCGGCAACTACCCGCTGCTGCGCTGCTACGCCGGCACCCGCGACCTGGTGCGCTGGGCGGAGATGCTCGCCGAGACCATCAACGTCGCTTGGGGCGCGGTGCCACTCTTCTGGTACAATGTGCTGGACGGCCGCTCTGACCGGGCTCTGCCTGAGGCCATCCGCGAGAACCAGGAGGCTATGCGCTGGTACGCCAGTCATGGCATCCCCCTGGAAGTGAACGAAGCGCACCACTGGAGCCTGCGCGAGGCGCCGGACAGCGTGGCCGTGGCAGCCGCATTCTTGGCGGCCTACAATGCCAAGAGGAGCGGGGCCCGCCATTATGTGGCGCAGTACATGTTCAATACCCCGGCGCGCACCTCTGCGCCCATGGACCTTGCCAAGATGCTGGCCAAGGTGGCTCTCATCGAATCGCTGCACGACGATGGCTTCGTAAGCGTCCGCCAGACGCGCACCGGGCTGGCGAGCATGAGCACGGCAGCCGATGTGGCAAAAGGCCAACTGGCCGCGTCAACCTTCTACCAGCTGGCCTTAGAGCCGCACATCGTGCACGTGGTGGCTTTCTGTGAGGGCCATCATGCGGCCACCCCAGAGGAGATTATCGAGAGCGCGGCGATTGTGCGCGGCGTGATCCAAAACCATAGCTTGGGCGCGCTGCCAGTGGCGGAGTCCCATCTGGTCAGCGAGCGGAAGGAGCAACTCCTGGCCGATGCCAAGCTCCTGCTCGAGGCAATCCGCGCCCTCCCTGCACACCACGTGGACGATCCGTGGTCTGAGCCGGAGAACCTGGCGCGGGCAGTGCAAGTGGGCATTCTCGATGCCCCCCATCTCTGCGGCAACCCCCATGCGGCAGGCAAGGTGGCCACGCAGATGAAGAACGGCGCCTGCGTGGCCATAGACTTGGCCACAGGCCATGAACTCACCGAGAAAGAGAGGTTGCAGCGCCTGGGCTTTTGA
- a CDS encoding NAD/NADP octopine/nopaline dehydrogenase family protein: MLAKDPKELKFCVLGAGHGGLAMAGHLGIMGFQVNLFNRGRRRIQPVQERGGIRLEGEVKGFGKVAVASSDIAECLEGVDVLMVVVPATGHRYMAEVCASHIKPHQIVVLNPGRTGGALEFHHVLRQHGVAELPFIAEAQTFLYASRALGPAHAKIFSVKAAVPVATLPAYWIPGVLKVINRAFPQFVPGDNVFKTSFDNIGAVFHPALTVLNAAWIEETHGDFEYYVQGASRSVTRVLERIDKERLDVAAALGIRAMSARNWLYTAYSATGENLYEAMHDNPGYVGIKAPDRLHHRYIDEDVPMSLVPIASIGEMLKVETPTIKAIIHLSSLMRGVDFWKKGRTVDSLGLRGKSVKEIRLLAVSGEV, encoded by the coding sequence ATGCTCGCCAAGGACCCCAAGGAGCTCAAGTTCTGCGTGCTGGGCGCAGGTCATGGAGGACTGGCCATGGCTGGCCACTTGGGCATCATGGGGTTCCAGGTCAACCTCTTCAACCGTGGAAGGCGGCGCATTCAGCCGGTCCAGGAGCGGGGCGGTATCAGGTTGGAGGGCGAAGTCAAAGGGTTCGGCAAGGTGGCTGTCGCCTCCAGCGATATCGCCGAGTGCCTGGAGGGGGTGGATGTGCTGATGGTCGTGGTGCCGGCCACCGGTCATCGCTACATGGCAGAAGTCTGCGCGTCACACATCAAACCCCACCAGATCGTCGTGCTCAACCCAGGGCGCACCGGCGGCGCCTTGGAGTTCCATCACGTGTTGCGCCAGCATGGCGTCGCTGAGCTGCCGTTCATTGCCGAGGCCCAGACGTTCCTTTATGCCTCCCGCGCACTCGGGCCAGCACATGCCAAGATCTTTTCTGTCAAGGCAGCCGTGCCCGTGGCCACGCTCCCCGCTTACTGGATCCCCGGTGTACTGAAGGTCATCAACCGCGCCTTTCCGCAATTTGTGCCCGGCGACAATGTCTTCAAAACAAGTTTCGACAACATCGGCGCGGTCTTTCATCCAGCTTTGACTGTGCTGAATGCTGCCTGGATCGAGGAGACGCACGGCGACTTTGAATACTACGTGCAAGGCGCAAGCAGGTCGGTCACGCGCGTGTTGGAACGCATTGACAAGGAACGGCTGGATGTGGCTGCAGCCCTGGGCATTCGCGCCATGAGCGCGCGCAACTGGTTGTACACCGCGTACAGCGCCACTGGGGAAAACCTCTACGAAGCCATGCACGACAACCCGGGTTATGTGGGCATCAAAGCGCCTGATCGCCTCCATCACCGCTACATCGACGAGGACGTGCCGATGAGCCTGGTGCCCATCGCTTCCATCGGCGAAATGCTGAAGGTGGAGACGCCGACGATCAAGGCCATCATCCATCTTTCCTCGCTGATGCGGGGAGTGGACTTTTGGAAGAAGGGCAGAACAGTCGATTCGCTCGGCTTGCGGGGCAAGTCGGTCAAAGAGATTCGCCTGCTGGCGGTGAGCGGGGAGGTGTGA
- a CDS encoding outer membrane lipoprotein-sorting protein, which yields MRNRSLMITAALGLCIAIAGVATAIDWAGLVKEARARHERLQAEIKDLTLQQVMETITEQGKIQSQMTIYTKGDKSRAEVQTELAPGMGKMENIVIGDGKDYWLVSPMMGTQKVPREEGEKYASDWEWWDRVTSDARVVGEEKVNGRSCYAVQGTPKEGSPFSKLWIDKDAFLLVKAEGKAEGMEKPMSVQCSDFRAVHKDFEIPFRTDVYIEGKLASTTRVTSAKVNTGLADDLFDPKKAKPKGPSMKDMMKMMERQQP from the coding sequence ATGAGGAACCGCAGCCTGATGATTACTGCCGCCCTGGGGTTGTGCATAGCAATCGCCGGTGTGGCCACGGCGATCGACTGGGCAGGCTTGGTCAAGGAGGCCCGCGCTCGTCACGAGCGGTTGCAGGCCGAGATCAAGGACCTGACCCTCCAGCAGGTGATGGAGACCATCACCGAACAGGGGAAGATACAGTCGCAGATGACGATCTACACCAAGGGTGACAAGTCCCGTGCCGAGGTGCAGACAGAGCTCGCGCCGGGTATGGGTAAGATGGAGAATATCGTCATCGGCGATGGCAAGGACTATTGGCTGGTCTCCCCCATGATGGGCACGCAGAAGGTGCCCAGGGAGGAGGGCGAGAAGTACGCCAGCGACTGGGAATGGTGGGATCGGGTAACCAGCGATGCGCGCGTGGTAGGGGAGGAGAAGGTGAACGGCCGCAGTTGCTATGCGGTGCAAGGTACACCCAAGGAAGGTTCGCCCTTCTCAAAACTGTGGATTGACAAGGATGCCTTTCTCCTGGTCAAGGCCGAGGGAAAGGCCGAGGGAATGGAAAAGCCGATGAGCGTGCAGTGCTCTGACTTCCGCGCCGTGCACAAAGACTTTGAGATCCCCTTCCGCACGGATGTCTATATCGAAGGCAAGCTGGCGAGTACCACGCGCGTGACCTCGGCAAAGGTCAATACCGGCCTGGCGGATGACCTGTTTGACCCCAAGAAAGCGAAGCCCAAGGGCCCCAGCATGAAGGACATGATGAAGATGATGGAGCGCCAACAGCCTTAG